GATGATTCGCGCCGGCCTGTTCCTGTATGACCACCTGGGCAAGCGGGAAAAACTCGCCGGCTCGCGCAGCCTGAAGTTCGGTGCCGACAGCGCCCTGAAAGCCGAAATCACCAAGGGCTTCGAATACTCCGATTGCTGGGTCGACGATGCGCGCCTGGTGGTGCTCAATGCCATGGCCGCCCGCGAACACGGCGCCCACGTTCATACCCAGACCCGCTGCATCAGCGCCCGCCGCAGCAAGGGCCTGTGGCAACTGGAGCTGGAGCGCGCCGATGGCAGCCTGTTCTCCATCAGCGCCAAGGCCCTGGTGAACGCCGCGGGCCCCTGGGTCGCCAAGTTCATCAAGGACGACCTCAAGCTGGAGTCGCCGTACGGTATCCGCCTGATCCAGGGCAGCCACCTGATCGTGCCCAAGCTGTACGAGGGCGAGCACGCGCACATCCTGCAGAACGAGGACCAGCGCATCGTCTTCACCATTCCCTACCTCAACCAGTTCACCCTGATCGGTACCACCGACCGCGAATACACCGGCGACCCGGCCAAGGTGGCGATCACTGAAGGTGAAACCGATTACCTGCTGCAAGTGGTCAATGCGCACTTCAAGAAACAGCTGAGCCGCAGCGATATCCTGCACAGCTATTCCGGCGTTCGCCCGCTGTGCAATGACGAATCCGACAACCCTTCGGCCGTGACCCGCGACTACACCCTGGCCCTTTCCGGCCATGGCGAGGAGGCCCCCCTGCTGTCGGTGTTCGGCGGCAAGCTGACCACCTACCGCAAACTGGCGGAATCGGCGATGGCGCAGCTGGCGCCGTACTTCAAGCAGGCCAAGCCGAGCTGGACAGCCCAGGCCACCCTGCCCGGTGGCGAGAACATGAGCACGCCACAGGCACTGGCAGAAGCCATCCGCAAGAAGTTCGACTGGGTACCCAGCCAGATCGCCCAGCGCTGGGCCACCAGCTACGGCAGCCGTACCTGGCGCCTGCTGGAAGGCGTGCACAGCCTCAGCGACCTGGGCGAACACCTGGGCGGCGGCCTCTATACCCGTGAAGTGGATTACCTGTGCAGCGAGGAATGGGCAGTGAAAGCCCAGGACATTCTCTGGCGCCGGAGCAAGCTCGGGCTGTTCACCACCGAGGCGCAGCAGCAGCAACTGCAGGATTATCTGCAGAAAGTCGAGCACAATCGCGGCAAGATCAAGGCTGCCTGAGCCACATAGGCAAGCAAAGCCCCTGCACCGGAAGGTCCAGGGGCTTTTTTGTGGGCCAGCAGGATTGAACGTTTCGCCGGCAAGCCGGCTCCTACAATGGCAGGGGCGCGTTCGGTTTTCCGAATGACAAAGCCACAGGGGTTCGGATAACCGGATACAGCCGCTGAAATCCCCAGGTCATAAATATTCTATAGGCTTGAAAATCAAGGGTTTGACGATGATCAATGGGTCTGGCACGACTCATGCTCTACACTGTGCGACGAATGCCTGTCGTGCCAACACAACAGGAGCCGTCAAGGCATTCGCTGTATAAAAGAGCCGTCGAACTGGCTTCATAAAAAAAACAAATGTCGAGGAAATATTGATGCGCATCGTTCCCCATCTGTTGGGCGCAGCTATCGCTGCCGCTCTGATTAGCACTCCAGTTTTCGCTGCCGAGCTCACCGGCACACTGAAGAAAATCAAAGAGTCCGGCACCATCACCCTCGGACATCGCGACGCTTCCATTCCGTTTTCCTACATCGCTGACGCTTCCGGCGTGCCAGTGGGTTACTCCCACGACATCCAGCTGAAAATCGTCGAAGCGATCAAGAAAGACCTCGACATGCCTGACCTGAAGGTCAAGTACAACCTGGTCACCTCCCAGACCCGTATCCCGCTGGTGCAGAACGGCACCGTGGACGTCGAGTGCGGCTCCACCACCAACAACGTCGAGCGTCAGCAACAAGTCGACTTCTCCGTTGGCATCTTCGAGATCGG
The DNA window shown above is from Pseudomonas protegens CHA0 and carries:
- the glpD gene encoding glycerol-3-phosphate dehydrogenase, which produces MPTSTLPARPLSEVYDIAVIGGGINGVGIAADAAGRGLSVFLCEKDDLASHTSSASSKLIHGGLRYLEHYEFRLVREALAEREVLLAKAPHIVKPMRFVLPHRPHLRPAWMIRAGLFLYDHLGKREKLAGSRSLKFGADSALKAEITKGFEYSDCWVDDARLVVLNAMAAREHGAHVHTQTRCISARRSKGLWQLELERADGSLFSISAKALVNAAGPWVAKFIKDDLKLESPYGIRLIQGSHLIVPKLYEGEHAHILQNEDQRIVFTIPYLNQFTLIGTTDREYTGDPAKVAITEGETDYLLQVVNAHFKKQLSRSDILHSYSGVRPLCNDESDNPSAVTRDYTLALSGHGEEAPLLSVFGGKLTTYRKLAESAMAQLAPYFKQAKPSWTAQATLPGGENMSTPQALAEAIRKKFDWVPSQIAQRWATSYGSRTWRLLEGVHSLSDLGEHLGGGLYTREVDYLCSEEWAVKAQDILWRRSKLGLFTTEAQQQQLQDYLQKVEHNRGKIKAA